Proteins co-encoded in one Lates calcarifer isolate ASB-BC8 linkage group LG17, TLL_Latcal_v3, whole genome shotgun sequence genomic window:
- the camsap2a gene encoding calmodulin-regulated spectrin-associated protein 2a isoform X4: MSAHLAMIDTLMMAYTVETVSVEKVMACICQYSSCNPEVETPYDTEDAVTTWINKVNEYLKDVVAQEQKKKETQSTEPAGSPRSPTKWYMKLVPARYRKEQATTQPVPWIPPVDNLLKDSTDGSALGALLHFYCPQLLPLDDVCLKENMTLADRLYNLQLIQDFCKDNLNSCCHFSLEDMLYASSTIKNNYLVFMAELFWWFEVVKPSFVKPRTLGNEGTEPSSLLKSMPAIPISKATKRSFMERPPSPERPSLPLRPQPKNSGEIKRSTSMSFVDGNLGTWPKEKRSGPYGVSFDIPFDKEDSTPAPLSSTRGMVRSVSTDDGSGFKVHHLPRGMKRNLSFQPVNGQSVGIEEEGCPDSLAGMEPGRLAYPNRHGGVMATTPSMEEALQIIHSPSRPPAEGINNGFFLHSQDHGAGVCGLEPLSEVDSKGPLSTTDTTEVDTGIHIRTEDMLDEDSSLKDCSVNMELDMDTPSPCPSSQSKSPSGVKLTSFAEQKMKKLNPSAPDSGRGSSSSLKTTPEGSEFGLPLSVSWAPTPEHSPIHQQTTSPLTAQASPSPVQLPPNDPAQVMATEMVQLRMRLEEKRKAIEAQKKKVEAAFTRHRQKMGHSAFLNVVKRKGDGAASGEEGGKTEGEGKAASTSPVFKFGRSKADTPDGAEQSSTASCWTKSPGAGEEGGQTHAQLTEVDLTEYTRSIEKLNHSLAFLQTEMQRLAQQQEVIMAMREQQHQQAWVIPPPHTTPSPQKHSRAVTRSSGPSSPADSPRSTHRSPTSIKRKSASFHSRNPRTARPSELKLAPYNRVLTAPQSVDSIPRLRRFSPCQPLASSFVYMGERPATANPETVAPEGDKNKEADSLLSPERELASMCVASSPPSSPSLQNKKEQTEVDSNAKTQETEAHSQSKIADMEIDNQTAGVQKSVVDIKPAIESSFPEVLAHPVVETFTVTPTEIPSQPEASGQAKSSLIEVPLSVMKPLEDLTIDDGLEMQQGNVEGLDEEQRMCRGFFFKEDGKAEENMAQKRAALLEKRMRREKESQQRKMQLEAELEQKKEEARLKAEEERLRKEEDKARKEFIKQEYLRRKQLKLMEDMDTVIKPRPAGGAKQRRGRPKSIHRDSMDSPKTPVRAATGSRQRVFSVSSLSLASLNLGDSDSVHSEKRTPRPDSADGFLSPSRSSSRNGEKDWENGSTTSSVTSNTEYTGPKLYKEPSAKSNKHIIQNALAHCCLAGKVNEGQKNKILEEMEKSEANNFLVLFRDAGCQFRSLYTYCPETEEINKLAGIGPKSITRKMIDGLYKYNSDKKQFSQIPAKTMSASVDAVTIHNHLWQTKKPATPKKVVPAQS; encoded by the exons GCTCGGTACAGGAAGGAACAGGCCACAACCCAGCCAGTTCCCTGGATCCCCCCAGTGGACAACCTGCTGAAAGACAGCACAGACGGCTCGGCCCTGGGCGCCCTGCTGCACTTCTACTGCCCTCAGCTGCTACCACTGGATG ATGTCTGCCTGAAGGAGAACATGACGCTGGCCGATCGGCTCTACAACCTGCAGCTCATTCAGGACTTCTGCAAAGACAACCTGAACAGCTGCTGCCACTTCAGCCTGGAGGACATGCTCTACGCCTCTTCCACTATCAAG aatAACTACCTGGTGTTCATGGCAGAACTGTTTTGGTGGTTTGAGGTGGTCAAGCCATCTTTTGTGAAACCAAGAACACTGGGCAACGAAGGAACAG AGCCCTCATCCTTGTTGAAGAGTATGCCAGCTATCCCCATCTCCAAGGCAACAAAGAGAAGTTTCATGGAAAGGCCCCCAAGTCCCGAAAGACCCAG TTTGCCCCTCCGACCCCAACCTAAAAACTCAG GAGAGATCAAGAGGTCAACCTCAATGTCTTTTGTTGATGGCAACCTCGGCACCTGGCCCAAAGAGAAAAG GTCTGGGCCTTATGGAGTGTCTTTTGACATCCCCTTTGACAAAGAGGACTCCACTCCTGCCCCTCTTTCCTCCACACGTGGCATGGTGAGGTCTGTCAGCACAGATGATGGTTCTGGTTTCAAGGTCCACCACCTGCCCCGTGGAATGAAGCGCAATCTGTCCTTCCAGCCAGTGAATGGTCAGAGTGTTGGCATTGAGGAGGAGGGCTGCCCAGACAGCCTGGCTGGTATGGAGCCTGGCAGGCTAGCTTATCCCAACAGACATGGGGGTGTCATGGCAACAACTCCCTCTATGGAGGAGGCGCTTCAGATTATCCACAGCCCTAGCAGGCCCCCAGCGGAGGGCATCAATAACGGCTTCTTCCTGCACAGTCAGGACCATGGGGCTGGTGTTTGTGGCTTAGAGCCGTTGTCAGAGGTGGACTCCAAAGGACCCCTGAGCACCACAGACACCACAGAGGTGGACACTGGCATCCATATCCGAACAGAGGACATGCTGGATGAGGATTCCTCTCTGAAAGACTGCTCTGTGAACATGGAGCTGGATATGGACACACCAAGCCCTTGCCCGAGCAGCCAGAGCAAATCCCCCTCAGGGGTGAAGTTGACCAGCTTTGCCgaacagaagatgaagaagctCAATCCATCAGCGCCAGACTCAGGGaggggcagcagcagctccctcAAGACTACTCCCGAGGGCTCTGAGTTTGGCCTCCCATTATCTGTCTCCTGGGCCCCAACCCCTGAGCACAGCCCCATCCATCAACAAACCACATCGCCCCTTACTGCTCAAGCATCGCCCTCACCTGTCCAGCTTCCACCCAATGACCCTGCTCAAGTCATGGCTACGGAGATGGTACAGTTGAGGATGAGGCTGGAGGAGAAACGCAAAGCCATTGaagcacagaagaagaaagtagAAGCTGCTTTTACAAGGCATCGGCAAAAGATGGGTCACTCAGCGTTTCTCAACGTGGTGAAGAGAAAAGGGGATGGGGCTGCCagtggagaagaaggagggaaaacTGAGGGAGAAGGCAAGGCAGCAAGCACAAGTCCCGTCTTTAAATTTGGAAGGAGCAAAGCAGACACACCTGATGGGGCAGAGCAAAGCAGCACAGCCTCCTGTTGGACGAAGTCACCCGGTGCAGGGGAGGAGGGCGGACAAACTCATGCTCAGCTAACCGAGGTGGATCTCACAGAGTATACACGTTCTATTGAGAAACTCAACCACTCATTGGCCTTCCTCCAGACTGAAATGCAGCGACTGGCTCAGCAGCAGGAAGTCATCATGGCCATGAgggagcagcagcatcagcaggcGTGGGTCATCCCTCCTCCGCATACGACCCCatcaccacaaaaacacagtcgAGCTGTTACTCGATCCTCAGGACCCTCTTCTCCTGCCGACTCCCCTCGTTCCACCCACCGCTCTCCAACCAGCATCAAACGCAAATCAGCCTCCTTCCACTCACGTAATCCCCGCACTGCTCGTCCCAGCGAGCTCAAGCTGGCCCCCTACAATCGGGTCCTGACTGCCCCGCAATCTGTCGATAGCATCCCAAGGCTACGGCGATTTTCTCCTTGCCAGCCTTTGGCAAGTTCCTTCGTTTACATGGGGGAGAGACCAGCAACCGCCAACCCGGAGACAGTAGCCCCAGAAGGAGATAAAAACAAGGAGGCTGATTCTCTCCTTTCCCCTGAGAGGGAGCTTGCCAGTATGTGTGTAGCCAGCTCACCCCCCAGCTCCCCCAGCCTGcagaacaaaaaagaacaaacagaagtAGATTCAAATGCCAAAACCCAGGAAACAGAGGCTCACAGCCAATCCAAGATCGCTGACATGGAAATAGACAACCAGACAGCTGGAGTTCAGAAGTCCGTTGTAGATATCAAACCTGCTATAGAATCGTCATTTCCTGAGGTTCTGGCCCACCCTGTTGTCGAAACCTTCACGGTGACACCGACAGAGATCCCTTCTCAGCCAGAGGCCTCAGGCCAAGCAAAGAGCAGCTTGATTGAGGTTCCTCTGTCAGTTATGAAGCCACTGGAGGACCTGACAATTGATGATGGTTTGGAGATGCAGCAGGGTAACGTGGAAGGCCTGGACGAGGAGCAGAGGATGTGTCGTGGTTTCTTCTTCAAG GAGGACGGAAAGGCTGAGGAGAACATGGCTCAGAAGAGGGCAGCGTTGCTGGAGAaaaggatgaggagggagaaggagagccAGCAGAGGAAGATGCAGCTGGAGGCTGAGCTGgagcagaagaaagaggaggctCG GttgaaagcagaggaggagcgtctcaggaaggaggaggacaaggcCAGGAAGGAGTTCATCAAACAGGAGTATCTCAGGAGGAAGCAGCTCAAACTGATGGAGGACATGGACACCGTCATTAAACCTCGACCAGCCGGCGGGGCCAAGCAGAGGCGGGGCCGGCCGAAGTCCATCCATCGTGACAGTATGGACTCCCCCAAAACCCCTGTCAGAGCTGCCACAG GTTCACGTCAGCGTGTCTTTTCAGTCTCCAGCTTGTCCCTGGCTTCACTCAACCTGGGTGACAGCGACAGCGTTCACTCTGAGAAGAGAACACCAAG GCCAGACTCTGCAGATGGCTTCCTCTCTCCGAGTCGTTCCAGCAGCAGGAATGGAGAGAAGGATTGGGAAAATGGATCCACAACCTCCTCTGTTACATCCAACACAGAGTACACCG GACCGAAGCTGTACAAGGAGCCCAGTGCAAAGTCTAACAAGCACATCATCCAGAACGCCCTGGCCCACTGCTGCCTTGCAGGCAAAGTCAACGAGGGGCAAAAGAACAAGATCCTGGAG GAAATGGAGAAATCTGAGGCCAACAATTTCCTAGTGTTGTTCCGCGATGCTGGCTGCCAGTTCCGCTCGCTCTACACTTACTGCCCCGAGACAGAAGAGATCAACAAGCTGGCAGGCATTGGCCCCAAGAGCATCACACGCAAGATGATCGACGGCCTCTACAAGTACAACTCGGACAAGAAGCAGTTTAGTCAGATACCAGCCAAGACCATGTCGGCCAGCGTGGACGCAGTGACGATCCACAACCACCTCTGGCAGACCAAGAAGCCAGCCACCCCTAAAAAAGTAGTGCCTGCCCAGTCCTAA